From one Bacteroides eggerthii genomic stretch:
- a CDS encoding UpxY family transcription antiterminator has product MNWFAIRVSYSRELALKAILDAEKIENFIPMRYEYVIKSGKRVRRLLPAIHNLVFVHSTRKRIDALKDELESSMPIRFIMNREFCRPVVIPDAQMRSFILVAGSHEEAILYVEPAELHLAKGQKVRITGGVFEGVIGEFVRIRHDRRVVVNIEGVMAVATTFISPSLVEPVE; this is encoded by the coding sequence ATGAATTGGTTTGCAATTCGGGTTTCTTACAGTCGTGAGTTGGCTTTGAAAGCGATTTTGGATGCTGAGAAAATTGAGAATTTCATTCCGATGCGTTATGAATATGTCATAAAGTCTGGTAAGCGTGTTCGTAGATTACTTCCGGCTATTCATAACCTTGTTTTTGTTCACTCTACTCGTAAACGTATAGATGCTTTGAAAGATGAATTGGAATCTTCTATGCCTATACGTTTTATCATGAATCGTGAGTTTTGCCGACCTGTAGTTATCCCCGATGCGCAGATGCGTAGTTTTATTCTTGTGGCAGGTAGCCACGAGGAAGCTATTCTTTATGTGGAGCCTGCCGAATTACATTTGGCAAAAGGGCAAAAAGTACGTATTACGGGTGGTGTATTCGAGGGGGTAATAGGTGAATTTGTCCGTATTCGCCACGATCGTCGTGTAGTGGTCAATATTGAAGGTGTCATGGCTGTTGCTACTACTTTTATTTCGCCATCACTCGTTGAACCTGTTGAATAA
- a CDS encoding UpxZ family transcription anti-terminator antagonist produces MDSLFSLAHNLLVYGLDGSPIYVDQFTRLNRDVYEQALDLYGTRGKTVEAEAELCLGLLVAFAATIYDNGHKQEYVQNVLDRSWEVLPKLPASLLKVRLLTYCYSEVYDKELAQEAHAIINTWDQSQLTLEQVEIIEELGRFEENECPWEVVE; encoded by the coding sequence ATGGATTCATTATTTTCCTTAGCCCATAATCTTCTTGTTTATGGGTTGGATGGAAGTCCCATCTACGTTGACCAGTTCACACGTTTGAATCGTGATGTTTACGAGCAGGCTCTTGATCTTTACGGTACTCGAGGCAAGACTGTAGAAGCGGAAGCCGAACTCTGTCTTGGTCTTTTAGTGGCTTTTGCCGCTACAATTTACGATAACGGTCATAAGCAAGAATACGTTCAGAATGTATTGGACCGTAGTTGGGAAGTTCTTCCTAAACTACCGGCATCATTGCTCAAAGTTCGACTTTTGACTTATTGTTATAGCGAAGTTTATGATAAGGAATTAGCTCAAGAAGCACATGCTATTATCAATACGTGGGATCAGTCACAGTTGACGTTGGAGCAGGTGGAGATTATTGAGGAATTAGGGAGGTTTGAGGAGAATGAGTGTCCTTGGGAAGTGGTAGAGTAA
- a CDS encoding UDP-N-acetylglucosamine 4,6-dehydratase, with protein MFNINRFINENITSRPNSMFALDIDANKDTLIKEIKGKSLLVIGGAGSIGASYIHAILPFKPSKLVVIDLNENGLAELTRDLRSTCGMYIPEEYRTYTLNFADPIFERIFREEKGFDIVANFSAHKHVRSEKDKYSVQALLENNVIKAKKLLDLLAEYPPKHFFCVSTDKAANPVNIMGASKRIMEDMIMAYSSQFKVTTARFANVAFSNGSLLAGFVDRIMKKQPLAAPYDVRRYFVSPEESGQICMLACILGRNGEIFFPKLGEEKMITFSSICDRFLETLGYEKKECVTDDEAKKFAAEMPEDSKIYPVVYFKSDTTGEKDYEEFYVPGEKLNMTRFSSLGVIEEVKKRSKQELNTFFEELETIFHNPGFTKAAIVSALKNFLPNFEHVEKGKTLDQKM; from the coding sequence ATGTTTAATATAAATAGGTTTATCAACGAGAATATTACTTCTCGTCCTAATAGTATGTTTGCTTTGGATATTGACGCAAACAAAGATACTCTTATAAAAGAAATCAAGGGTAAGAGTTTATTAGTTATCGGCGGTGCCGGTTCTATTGGGGCTTCGTATATTCATGCCATACTCCCTTTTAAACCTTCTAAACTGGTAGTTATTGATTTGAATGAGAATGGTCTGGCGGAGCTTACTCGTGATTTACGTTCTACTTGTGGAATGTACATTCCTGAAGAGTATCGTACTTATACTTTAAACTTTGCCGACCCTATTTTTGAGCGTATATTTCGTGAAGAGAAAGGATTTGATATTGTTGCTAATTTTTCAGCTCATAAGCATGTGCGTAGTGAGAAAGATAAGTATTCAGTGCAGGCATTGCTAGAAAACAATGTTATTAAAGCAAAGAAGCTGTTGGATTTACTTGCAGAATATCCTCCTAAACATTTTTTCTGTGTATCTACAGATAAAGCAGCCAATCCGGTAAATATAATGGGGGCTAGTAAACGTATTATGGAAGATATGATTATGGCCTATTCTTCCCAGTTCAAAGTGACCACCGCACGCTTTGCCAATGTCGCTTTTTCCAATGGTTCTCTACTGGCTGGTTTTGTTGATCGTATTATGAAGAAGCAGCCTTTAGCTGCTCCCTACGATGTGCGTCGCTATTTTGTTTCTCCCGAAGAAAGCGGTCAGATTTGTATGCTTGCTTGCATATTGGGGCGCAATGGAGAAATTTTCTTTCCAAAGCTCGGGGAAGAGAAAATGATAACATTTTCTTCTATCTGTGACAGATTTCTTGAAACGTTGGGATATGAGAAAAAAGAATGTGTAACAGATGATGAAGCAAAGAAATTTGCTGCTGAAATGCCTGAGGATAGTAAAATATATCCGGTGGTCTATTTTAAGAGTGATACTACTGGAGAAAAAGATTATGAAGAATTTTATGTTCCAGGTGAAAAACTGAATATGACTCGTTTTTCATCTTTGGGCGTTATAGAAGAAGTAAAGAAGCGTTCAAAACAAGAACTAAACACTTTTTTTGAAGAGTTGGAAACAATCTTCCACAATCCTGGCTTTACCAAAGCGGCAATAGTGTCTGCTCTTAAAAACTTTCTACCTAATTTTGAACACGTAGAGAAAGGCAAAACACTTGACCAAAAAATGTAA
- a CDS encoding LegC family aminotransferase produces MNIYSDIVSFIHQLYNTDEFVPLHAPLFIGNEKKYLNECIDTTFVSSVGKFVDRFEAEVAAYTGAKKAVVCVSGTNALHMAMMLVGVERNDEILTQALTFIATCNAISYINAHPVFIDVDKDTLGLSPAAVKAWLIKNAEVKNNACYNKHTGRRVKACIPMHTFGHPVRIDELADICKEWHLELVEDAAESLGSFYKGQHTGTFGKVGAISFNGNKTITTGGGGMLLFQDEELGALAKHLTTQAKVPHRWAFVHDHIGYNYRMPNINAALGCAQLENLERYVEDKRKTAEIYTDFFQNIPDITFFTESENSHSNYWLNVVILKDKKTQQEFLEYTNNHGIMTRPVWELMNRLDMFKHCETDGLKNTEWLADRIVNIPSSVRLKR; encoded by the coding sequence ATGAATATATATAGCGATATAGTGAGTTTTATCCATCAATTGTATAATACGGATGAGTTTGTACCTTTGCATGCTCCTCTGTTTATAGGCAATGAGAAGAAATATTTGAACGAATGTATTGACACTACTTTTGTGTCCAGTGTTGGTAAGTTTGTTGATCGTTTTGAGGCTGAAGTGGCAGCCTATACTGGTGCGAAGAAAGCTGTCGTTTGCGTCAGTGGTACCAATGCACTTCACATGGCAATGATGCTGGTGGGAGTGGAGCGTAACGATGAAATTCTAACCCAGGCATTGACATTCATTGCAACTTGTAATGCCATCAGCTATATCAATGCACATCCGGTATTTATTGATGTAGATAAGGATACTCTCGGATTATCACCAGCAGCCGTTAAAGCCTGGCTGATAAAAAATGCAGAGGTCAAGAATAATGCTTGTTATAATAAACATACTGGTAGACGTGTAAAAGCTTGCATCCCTATGCATACTTTTGGTCATCCGGTAAGAATTGACGAGTTGGCTGATATTTGCAAAGAATGGCATCTTGAATTGGTAGAAGATGCAGCCGAAAGCCTTGGTAGTTTCTATAAAGGACAGCATACAGGTACTTTCGGGAAAGTAGGTGCTATCAGTTTCAATGGTAATAAGACGATTACAACAGGTGGTGGTGGTATGCTTCTATTTCAAGACGAAGAGCTTGGTGCACTAGCCAAGCACCTGACAACCCAGGCAAAAGTTCCTCATCGTTGGGCCTTTGTCCACGATCATATCGGTTATAATTACCGCATGCCTAATATCAATGCTGCCCTGGGATGTGCTCAATTGGAGAATCTTGAGAGGTACGTGGAGGATAAACGGAAAACAGCGGAAATATATACTGATTTTTTCCAGAATATTCCTGATATTACCTTTTTTACCGAATCAGAAAATAGCCACTCTAACTATTGGTTGAATGTAGTGATATTGAAAGATAAAAAAACTCAACAAGAATTCCTTGAATATACAAATAATCATGGAATCATGACTCGTCCTGTTTGGGAACTTATGAACCGCTTGGATATGTTCAAGCATTGTGAAACGGATGGATTGAAGAATACGGAGTGGTTGGCCGATAGAATAGTGAATATACCGAGTAGTGTACGTTTGAAAAGATGA
- a CDS encoding acetyltransferase, with translation MRPLILVGGGGHCKSVIDAAESAGFIIKGVLDVPENVGTHIFDYQVIGTDDDICRYASEADFIVTVGFIKDASLRFRIHEKIEMAGGKLATVIATTAHISRYADIQPGTVVLHQAVVNADAKIGKGCIINTFANIEHDVVIEDYCHISTGAMVNGGCRVGEATFLGSQCVMVNGTSITAGCVIAAGTMVRKNLIQKGVYSGNPALLKIKF, from the coding sequence ATGAGACCTTTAATTTTAGTAGGTGGCGGTGGTCATTGTAAATCAGTAATAGATGCTGCTGAAAGTGCTGGATTTATCATAAAAGGAGTTCTGGATGTACCTGAAAATGTTGGAACCCATATTTTTGACTATCAGGTAATTGGAACAGATGATGATATCTGCCGATATGCATCAGAAGCTGATTTTATTGTTACAGTGGGATTCATTAAAGATGCGAGTCTCCGATTTCGTATCCATGAAAAAATAGAGATGGCAGGAGGTAAACTGGCGACGGTAATAGCTACTACTGCGCACATATCCCGTTATGCAGATATTCAACCTGGTACGGTAGTGCTTCATCAAGCCGTTGTTAATGCTGATGCTAAAATAGGAAAAGGATGTATCATTAATACTTTTGCAAATATAGAGCATGATGTTGTGATAGAGGATTATTGTCATATATCCACCGGTGCCATGGTTAATGGGGGATGTCGTGTGGGGGAAGCTACTTTTTTGGGTAGCCAGTGTGTCATGGTAAATGGTACCTCAATAACTGCGGGATGTGTGATAGCTGCTGGGACAATGGTACGTAAAAATCTTATTCAGAAAGGTGTTTATTCAGGTAACCCTGCACTTCTGAAAATAAAATTTTGA
- the neuB gene encoding N-acetylneuraminate synthase, whose amino-acid sequence MQHTLIIAEAGVNHNGSIELAKQLIDAAADAGVDYVKFQTFKTENLVSRSAKMADYQKRNMSVGENSQYSMLKKLELSPQQHYELVSYCNEKGINFFSTAFDLDSVDFLASLHLGLWKIPSGEITNYPYLRKIASYKEPVILSTGMSTFDEIADAISVLIKFGVSKEQITILHCNTEYPTPMNDVNLKAMHTIGEKFSVNVGYSDHTQGIEVPIAAVALGATVVEKHFTLDCTMDGPDHKASLEPQELKAMVTAIRNIEQALGNEEKKVSTSEGRNKSVARKSIVAAKDIEKGELLTEENLTVKRPGGGISPMKWEYIIGTRAIRTFEADEQIIFNEGNE is encoded by the coding sequence ATGCAACATACATTAATAATAGCCGAAGCAGGTGTCAATCATAATGGTTCGATAGAGCTTGCTAAACAGTTGATAGATGCGGCAGCTGATGCCGGAGTGGATTATGTGAAGTTTCAGACTTTTAAAACAGAAAATTTGGTATCCAGGTCTGCTAAAATGGCTGATTACCAGAAGCGGAATATGAGCGTTGGAGAAAATTCTCAATATTCGATGTTGAAAAAGCTGGAGTTATCTCCTCAACAACATTATGAACTAGTTTCCTATTGTAATGAAAAAGGAATAAATTTTTTCTCAACAGCTTTTGATTTAGATAGCGTTGACTTTCTCGCATCCTTGCATTTAGGGCTTTGGAAAATTCCTTCCGGTGAAATAACCAACTATCCATATCTTCGAAAAATAGCGAGTTATAAAGAACCGGTTATACTTTCTACAGGAATGAGCACCTTTGATGAAATAGCGGATGCTATATCTGTATTAATCAAATTTGGTGTATCTAAAGAACAAATAACTATTTTGCACTGCAATACAGAATACCCAACTCCTATGAATGACGTAAATTTGAAAGCAATGCATACCATCGGAGAGAAGTTTAGTGTAAATGTAGGCTATTCAGATCATACTCAAGGGATAGAAGTTCCTATTGCAGCTGTTGCTTTGGGAGCGACAGTAGTTGAGAAACATTTTACGCTTGACTGTACGATGGATGGCCCCGATCACAAAGCCTCACTTGAACCGCAAGAATTGAAGGCTATGGTTACTGCTATTCGAAATATTGAGCAAGCTTTAGGCAATGAAGAAAAAAAGGTCTCTACTTCGGAAGGAAGAAATAAATCTGTAGCAAGAAAAAGTATCGTTGCGGCTAAAGATATTGAGAAAGGAGAACTTTTGACAGAAGAGAACCTTACAGTGAAACGTCCCGGTGGCGGAATTTCTCCCATGAAATGGGAGTATATTATTGGAACACGAGCTATTCGTACTTTTGAAGCGGATGAGCAAATCATTTTTAATGAAGGTAATGAATAA
- the neuC gene encoding UDP-N-acetylglucosamine 2-epimerase gives MKVMNKRKICVITGSRAEYGLLSGLMQAIKVDATLELQVIATNMHLSPEFGLTYKEIEKDGFHIDKKVEMLLSSDTANATVKSVGLGTIGFADAYEDLQPDMIVVLGDRFEILSAVSAALFYKIPVAHLHGGEITEGAYDDCIRHAITKMSHLHFTSTEEYRQRVIQMGERPDSVFNVGAIGVENIKNTPLLSKQELEANLQFELGEKSLLVTYHPVTLEHFTAEEQCMNLLEALEEFSDYRIIFTLPNSDTNGRIIMRLIHEFVEKHKERSIAFTSLGKIRYLSALQYISAVVGNSSSGIIEVPSFGIPTLNIGDRQKGRIAAESVIHCGTSKNEIMIGLLQILSEEMRGKMKLQSNPYEKQGTTEAIVRIIKNVSIENLLQKSFYNL, from the coding sequence ATGAAGGTAATGAATAAACGAAAGATATGCGTTATTACCGGTAGTCGGGCTGAATATGGTCTGTTAAGTGGGTTAATGCAGGCTATAAAGGTGGATGCAACTTTGGAATTACAGGTCATCGCAACTAATATGCACCTTTCACCGGAATTTGGCCTCACCTATAAAGAAATAGAAAAAGATGGTTTTCATATAGACAAAAAAGTGGAAATGCTCCTTTCTTCAGATACAGCCAATGCAACGGTTAAATCTGTAGGTTTGGGGACTATCGGTTTTGCAGATGCTTATGAAGACCTGCAACCGGATATGATAGTTGTGTTGGGTGATCGTTTTGAAATATTATCGGCTGTATCTGCCGCTCTTTTCTATAAGATACCGGTAGCCCATCTTCATGGCGGTGAGATTACTGAGGGAGCCTATGACGATTGTATTCGTCATGCTATTACCAAAATGAGTCATTTACATTTTACTTCAACAGAAGAATACCGCCAACGTGTAATTCAAATGGGAGAACGACCGGATTCTGTTTTCAATGTGGGTGCAATTGGTGTTGAAAATATAAAAAATACCCCGTTACTTTCTAAGCAGGAATTAGAAGCGAACTTACAATTTGAATTGGGTGAGAAGTCTTTGTTGGTGACTTATCATCCTGTAACATTAGAGCATTTTACTGCAGAAGAGCAATGCATGAATCTGCTTGAGGCATTAGAGGAGTTTTCTGATTACCGTATAATTTTTACTTTACCAAATTCAGATACGAATGGACGCATTATTATGCGATTAATTCATGAATTCGTGGAGAAACATAAAGAGCGTTCAATTGCTTTTACCTCTTTAGGTAAGATTCGTTATTTATCAGCTTTGCAATATATATCGGCTGTGGTTGGTAATTCTTCAAGCGGTATTATAGAAGTTCCTAGCTTTGGTATTCCTACTTTGAATATAGGTGATAGACAAAAAGGACGGATTGCAGCAGAGAGTGTAATACACTGTGGTACATCTAAAAACGAAATAATGATAGGATTGCTTCAAATTCTCTCAGAGGAGATGAGAGGTAAGATGAAATTACAAAGCAATCCCTATGAGAAACAAGGTACCACAGAGGCTATCGTGCGAATTATTAAGAATGTTTCAATAGAAAATTTACTCCAAAAATCGTTTTATAATCTTTAG
- a CDS encoding nucleotidyltransferase family protein: protein MKDYCKYLIDIQATIRDALVALNNLSHDVLVLFVMDDKQKIVGTLTDGDIRRYLIGGGDVNGVVMDAMQTNFHFVQSNVSLSLIRDYKKRGISLIPCLDTDGHLLKVIDLKNKKSLLPIDAVLMAGGKGERLRPLTEKVPKPLLHVGDKAIIDYNIERLISYGVEHISVTVNYLHEQIEEHFKECRDGIQIKCICEPKYLGTIGSVKFVDTFYNDAVLIMNSDLFTNIDYEDFYLHFREHDADMSVAAVPYSISVPYGIFELEGRNIEGVREKPTYNYYANAGIYLIKKEHLDKIPIDTFFNATDFMEMLIREKMKVVRFPITGYWIDIGKHEDYKKAQELVKHL from the coding sequence ATGAAGGATTATTGTAAATATTTAATAGATATCCAAGCTACAATACGGGATGCTCTTGTCGCTCTGAATAATCTTTCCCATGATGTCTTAGTTTTATTTGTTATGGATGATAAACAAAAGATAGTGGGGACATTGACTGATGGAGATATTCGCCGTTATCTGATAGGAGGAGGGGATGTTAACGGAGTCGTTATGGATGCAATGCAAACAAACTTTCATTTCGTACAATCCAATGTTTCTTTGTCCTTAATTCGTGATTATAAGAAAAGAGGAATATCTCTAATCCCGTGCTTAGATACGGATGGACATCTATTGAAAGTAATTGATCTGAAAAATAAAAAATCTCTTCTTCCAATTGATGCGGTTTTAATGGCTGGTGGCAAAGGAGAGCGTCTTCGCCCTTTGACAGAGAAAGTCCCCAAACCTTTATTGCATGTAGGTGACAAGGCTATAATAGACTATAACATAGAACGATTAATATCTTATGGGGTTGAGCACATTTCTGTTACGGTTAATTATTTGCATGAACAGATAGAAGAGCATTTTAAGGAATGTAGGGATGGGATACAAATTAAATGCATTTGTGAACCTAAATATTTGGGAACGATCGGATCGGTTAAGTTTGTGGATACTTTTTATAATGATGCAGTTCTTATTATGAACTCAGATCTTTTTACAAATATTGATTATGAAGATTTTTATCTGCATTTCAGAGAACATGATGCCGATATGTCTGTTGCTGCCGTTCCTTATTCAATATCTGTTCCATACGGTATCTTTGAATTGGAAGGGAGGAATATTGAAGGAGTCCGTGAAAAACCTACTTATAATTATTATGCCAACGCTGGGATATATCTGATAAAAAAAGAACATTTGGACAAGATTCCGATAGATACTTTCTTTAATGCTACAGATTTTATGGAGATGTTAATTCGTGAAAAAATGAAGGTGGTACGTTTCCCGATAACAGGCTATTGGATAGACATAGGTAAACATGAGGATTATAAGAAAGCACAAGAACTCGTAAAACATCTTTAA
- a CDS encoding acylneuraminate cytidylyltransferase family protein — MYQGKRILAIIPARGGSKGLPGKNIKKLCGKPLIGWSINHAKESKYIDDIYISTDSLEIATVAGECGVNVPELRPSEYASDTTPSSAFILYTIEKLKAEGKVFDYFILLEPTSPLRDVEDIDKSIEILVNNPDADSIVGVCKAEDVHPAFMVKMREDSFLVPYEAEMKTLRRQELPDVYFFEGTIYVSSISAFVEKKAFYHDKTLPYIVPKWKSFEIDDIIDFKIIELIMKLKLDGFFKK, encoded by the coding sequence ATGTATCAAGGAAAAAGAATTTTAGCCATTATTCCGGCAAGAGGAGGTAGTAAGGGACTTCCGGGTAAGAATATTAAGAAATTATGTGGTAAGCCTTTGATTGGTTGGTCTATTAATCATGCAAAGGAAAGTAAGTATATAGATGATATATACATATCAACAGATAGTTTGGAGATTGCAACAGTAGCTGGAGAATGTGGGGTTAATGTTCCCGAACTACGTCCTAGTGAATATGCAAGTGATACTACTCCATCTTCTGCATTTATACTTTATACAATAGAGAAGTTGAAAGCTGAAGGGAAAGTCTTTGATTATTTTATATTATTGGAACCTACATCACCATTAAGAGATGTTGAGGATATTGATAAATCTATTGAGATATTAGTAAATAATCCTGATGCAGATAGTATTGTTGGTGTTTGTAAAGCAGAAGATGTGCATCCAGCATTTATGGTAAAAATGAGAGAAGATAGTTTTTTGGTCCCCTATGAAGCGGAGATGAAAACTCTTAGAAGACAAGAACTTCCAGATGTCTATTTTTTTGAAGGGACGATCTATGTAAGTAGTATTAGTGCGTTTGTAGAAAAGAAGGCATTTTATCACGATAAAACATTACCATATATTGTACCTAAGTGGAAAAGCTTCGAGATAGATGATATAATTGATTTTAAAATTATTGAATTAATTATGAAATTAAAATTAGATGGTTTCTTTAAAAAATAA
- a CDS encoding aminotransferase class III-fold pyridoxal phosphate-dependent enzyme: MGNCELKKNGKGQELYKKAKQIIPGGGQLLSKRPEKFLPELWPAYYSKAKGCEIWDLDGNKYIDMSTMGIGACILGYSDDDVNAAVEEVIRAGSMSSLMAPEEVELANLLLELHPWAEMVRYAKGGGDAMSVAVRIARAATQKDIILFCGYHGWHDWYLSANLGDTAALDGQLLPGLSPVGVARGLKNTSYPFYYNCKDEFLKLVEKYECNIAGVVLEAARNMTPESDFFFTIEKETKRLGVPLIIDEVTSGFRLNCGGACEYLGIHPDIAVFAKGIANGFPVAAIIGKKKFMDAAQDSFISSTFWTERIGFAAAIASIKKMRDNNVQKHLVECGKQIQLGWTVLAKKHNLNIHISGIYPLSHISFTHAPLELKTLFCQEMLRRGFIASDAYYASYAHKKEHINAYLEAVDEVFAIMSKAIKDNNYKDLLLGPVCQGGFVRLA, translated from the coding sequence ATGGGAAATTGTGAATTAAAAAAAAACGGGAAGGGACAAGAACTTTATAAGAAAGCGAAGCAAATAATCCCTGGTGGCGGACAATTATTATCTAAAAGACCTGAAAAATTTTTACCAGAATTATGGCCTGCTTATTATTCGAAAGCCAAAGGATGTGAAATTTGGGATTTAGACGGTAACAAATATATCGATATGAGCACTATGGGAATTGGTGCTTGTATCTTAGGATACTCAGATGATGATGTTAACGCTGCAGTGGAAGAAGTTATTCGAGCTGGTAGTATGTCATCTTTGATGGCTCCAGAAGAAGTTGAGCTGGCTAATTTATTGTTAGAGTTACATCCATGGGCTGAAATGGTAAGATATGCAAAAGGAGGAGGAGATGCAATGTCGGTAGCTGTAAGAATAGCTAGGGCTGCAACTCAAAAAGATATAATCCTATTTTGTGGGTACCATGGCTGGCATGATTGGTATTTATCAGCAAATTTGGGTGATACGGCAGCTTTAGATGGTCAATTACTTCCTGGTTTAAGTCCAGTAGGGGTAGCAAGAGGTTTGAAGAATACCTCTTATCCATTTTATTATAACTGTAAAGATGAATTCTTGAAATTAGTAGAAAAATATGAGTGTAATATTGCTGGGGTTGTTTTGGAGGCTGCTAGAAATATGACCCCAGAATCAGATTTCTTCTTTACGATAGAAAAAGAAACTAAGCGTTTAGGTGTTCCTCTTATTATTGATGAAGTAACCAGTGGATTTAGATTAAATTGTGGGGGGGCTTGTGAATATTTGGGTATTCATCCTGATATAGCTGTTTTTGCCAAAGGGATAGCTAACGGTTTTCCTGTAGCGGCAATTATAGGAAAAAAGAAATTTATGGATGCAGCACAAGATAGTTTTATTAGTAGTACTTTTTGGACTGAACGTATTGGTTTTGCTGCAGCAATAGCATCGATAAAAAAAATGCGTGATAATAATGTTCAAAAACATTTGGTTGAATGTGGCAAACAGATTCAACTTGGGTGGACTGTATTGGCAAAAAAACATAATTTGAATATTCATATAAGTGGTATATATCCTTTAAGCCATATATCTTTCACTCATGCTCCATTAGAGTTAAAAACTTTATTTTGTCAAGAGATGTTACGTCGTGGATTTATTGCAAGTGACGCTTATTATGCTTCTTATGCTCACAAAAAAGAACATATAAATGCTTATTTGGAAGCTGTTGATGAAGTTTTTGCTATAATGTCAAAAGCAATTAAAGATAATAATTATAAAGATTTACTTTTAGGACCTGTATGTCAGGGAGGTTTTGTTAGATTAGCATAA
- a CDS encoding SDR family oxidoreductase translates to MILKDKVIIVTGGSGLIGQCIINDLKKKGAIAINAEISVDTDLSQGNVHCDITSEESVNDLINIVIERYLKIDGLVNNAYPRTKDWGTKFEEIPLLSWKKNVDMQLNSVFLLCQKALSQMVKQQYGSIVNIGSIYGVVGNDFTIYEGYGGTSPAAYCAIKGGIINFSRYLASYFGKYGIRVNCVSPGGIKDNQHPSFIERYEYKSPLKRMGKPEEIAPAISFLLSDESSFITGHNLMVDGGWTAI, encoded by the coding sequence ATGATATTAAAAGACAAAGTTATTATAGTTACAGGTGGCAGTGGATTGATTGGACAGTGCATTATTAATGACTTGAAAAAGAAAGGTGCAATTGCAATTAATGCTGAGATATCGGTTGATACTGATTTGTCACAAGGTAATGTGCATTGCGATATTACTTCTGAAGAATCTGTAAATGATTTGATAAATATTGTTATCGAACGCTATTTGAAAATTGATGGTTTGGTAAATAATGCCTACCCACGTACAAAAGATTGGGGAACGAAGTTTGAAGAAATCCCACTGTTATCTTGGAAGAAAAATGTGGATATGCAATTGAATAGTGTTTTTCTTCTTTGCCAAAAGGCATTAAGTCAAATGGTAAAACAGCAATATGGTTCTATAGTAAATATAGGATCTATCTATGGGGTTGTAGGAAATGATTTTACAATTTATGAGGGATATGGTGGTACTTCCCCAGCTGCATATTGTGCTATTAAAGGGGGGATCATAAATTTTTCTCGCTATTTGGCATCTTATTTTGGAAAATATGGTATTCGTGTGAACTGTGTTTCTCCTGGAGGAATAAAAGATAACCAACATCCATCATTTATAGAACGCTATGAATATAAATCGCCTCTTAAACGTATGGGTAAACCTGAAGAAATAGCACCTGCTATTTCTTTCTTATTGTCAGATGAGTCATCTTTTATTACGGGGCATAATTTGATGGTAGATGGTGGGTGGACGGCTATTTAA